In a single window of the Gossypium hirsutum isolate 1008001.06 chromosome A13, Gossypium_hirsutum_v2.1, whole genome shotgun sequence genome:
- the LOC107913468 gene encoding cytochrome P450 CYP736A12, whose translation MYYSTLAIFLVLLAPICSFIYFFRPPNHHKNGRKLPPGPSPLPIIGNLHMLGNLPHQTLHHLGKKYGPIMSIKLGYVPTIVVSSPEAAELFLKVHDLVFASRPNLQSTEYLTYGGKGLAFTHYGSYWRTVRKWCTLHFLGASKIECFAPVRKKEVVSLVESVRKAVAAGETVDLSRKVGKVTEVMMCKVIFGQSMDDKFQFKPLIDETMILAGVFNLSDYLPFLAPLDLQGYRRRLKRIGNGLHAIIDKMIDEHEQGTNAKEQKPYTDFFHVMLSLLNTPMNPNDEEQRYIIGRENIKAIMVDMVAASFDTTTTAIEWTLAELLRHPPVMVALQQELERIVGRHRMVEESDLPKLTYLDMVIKESLRLHPVAPLLLPRESTKDITIDGYFIPKKSRILVNVWSMGRDHKVWSDNAEEFFPERFKDSNIDLRGHDFQLIPFGSGRRGCPGMQLGLTNMRLIIAQLVHCFDWELTDGMLPDELDMTEKFGITLPRANHLLANPTYRLVG comes from the exons ATGTATTATTCAACGTTAGCCATATTCTTGGTACTCCTTGCACCTATTTGTTCCTTTATCTACTTCTTTCGCCCACCAAACCACCACAAAAATGGTCGGAAACTTCCACCCGGTCCTTCTCCTCTTCCCATTATTGGTAACCTCCATATGCTAGGGAACCTTCCTCACCAAACCCTTCACCATCTCGGCAAAAAATATGGACCCATAATGTCAATAAAGCTAGGCTATGTGCCAACCATTGTGGTATCATCACCTGAAGCCGCTGAACTGTTCCTCAAGGTCCATGACCTCGTTTTTGCTTCCAGGCCTAACCTCCAATCTACCGAGTACTTGACCTACGGTGGCAAGGGCTTGGCTTTTACCCACTACGGTTCCTATTGGCGAACTGTACGGAAATGGTGCACTTTGCACTTCCTTGGTGCTTCAAAAATCGAATGCTTTGCCCCAGTACGAAAGAAAGAGGTGGTGTCATTGGTTGAATCGGTGAGGAAGGCAGTGGCGGCGGGTGAGACGGTGGACCTTAGCCGGAAGGTAGGTAAGGTTACTGAAGTAATGATGTGTAAAGTGATTTTCGGGCAATCCATGGATGATAAATTCCAATTTAAACCGCTAATTGACGAGACCATGATCTTGGCTGGGGTTTTTAATCTGTCCGATTATTTACCTTTTCTTGCTCCACTTGACCTTCAG GGATATAGAAGAAGGCTTAAGAGGATAGGCAATGGGCTTCACGCAATTATTGACAAAATGATTGATGAGCATGAACAAGGGACTAACGCCAAGGAGCAAAAACCTTACACAGATTTCTTTCATGTAATGCTTTCATTGTTGAATACGCCCATGAATCCTAACGATGAAGAGCAGCGGTACATCATTGGTAGAGAAAACATCAAGGCCATAATGGTGGACATGGTGGCAGCTTCATTTGACACCACAACTACAGCCATTGAGTGGACACTTGCAGAGCTTCTAAGGCATCCTCCAGTCATGGTTGCTCTCCAACAAGAACTAGAAAGAATTGTTGGAAGGCATAGAATGGTAGAAGAGTCGGATCTACCAAAGCTTACTTACTTAGATATGGTCATCAAAGAGAGTTTAAGGTTGCATCCGGTGGCACCCTTACTACTTCCACGTGAGTCGACAAAAGATATCACCATTGATGGATATTTCATACCGAAGAAGTCGCGGATTTTAGTGAATGTTTGGTCCATGGGGCGAGACCACAAAGTATGGTCAGACAATGCTGAAGAGTTCTTTCCAGAAAGGTTCAAGGATAGCAACATAGACCTTCGAGGACATGATTTCCAACTCATCCCGTTCGGGAGTGGCCGTAGAGGATGTCCTGGAATGCAGTTGGGGTTGACCAACATGCGTCTAATTATAGCTCAATtagttcattgctttgattgggAGTTGACTGATGGGATGTTACCTGATGAACTTGATATGACTGAGAAGTTTGGGATCACgttgccaagggctaatcatttaCTTGCAAACCCAACTTATCGTTTAGTTGGTTAA